Proteins from a genomic interval of Asticcacaulis sp. AND118:
- the dapD gene encoding 2,3,4,5-tetrahydropyridine-2,6-dicarboxylate N-succinyltransferase, with protein sequence MSDLAAFHDDIEAAWEIRDTLSPSTTGSVRDAVEKALGLIDNGRFRVAEKIDGQWVTHQWLKKAVLLSFRLNGNQLMHTGRGLFEEAPIGPFWDKVPNKFAKWKAEDYQDAGFRSVPGAIVRHGAFVGKNVVLMPSFVNIGAYVGEGTMVDTWATVGSCAQIGKHVHLSGGVGIGGVLEPLQANPTIIEDNCFIGARSEVVEGVIVREGSVLGMGVYLGQSTRIVDRATGEVFYGEVPPYSVVVAGSMPSANDKNPNAPHLYCAVIVKRVDAQTRSKTGINELLRD encoded by the coding sequence ATGTCCGACCTCGCCGCCTTCCACGACGATATCGAAGCCGCCTGGGAAATCCGCGACACCCTGTCGCCGTCCACCACCGGCTCGGTGCGCGACGCCGTCGAAAAGGCGCTGGGCCTGATCGACAACGGCCGCTTCCGTGTCGCTGAAAAGATCGACGGCCAATGGGTCACGCACCAGTGGCTGAAAAAAGCCGTGCTGTTGTCCTTCCGCCTCAACGGCAACCAGTTAATGCACACGGGCCGCGGCCTGTTCGAAGAAGCCCCCATCGGGCCCTTCTGGGACAAGGTGCCGAACAAGTTCGCCAAGTGGAAGGCCGAAGACTATCAGGACGCCGGCTTCCGGTCGGTGCCGGGCGCCATCGTCCGTCACGGCGCGTTCGTGGGCAAGAATGTCGTGCTGATGCCGTCGTTCGTCAACATCGGCGCCTATGTCGGCGAAGGCACAATGGTCGACACCTGGGCCACGGTCGGCTCCTGCGCCCAGATCGGCAAGCACGTCCACCTGTCGGGCGGCGTCGGCATCGGTGGCGTGCTTGAGCCGCTGCAGGCCAACCCGACCATCATCGAAGACAATTGCTTCATCGGCGCGCGCTCCGAAGTGGTCGAAGGCGTGATCGTGCGCGAAGGCTCGGTGCTGGGCATGGGCGTCTATCTCGGTCAGTCGACCCGCATCGTCGACCGCGCCACGGGCGAGGTCTTCTACGGCGAAGTCCCGCCCTATTCGGTGGTCGTCGCCGGCTCGATGCCGTCGGCCAACGACAAGAACCCCAACGCGCCGCACCTCTACTGCGCCGTCATCGTCAAGCGCGTCGATGCCCAGACGCGCAGCAAGACCGGCATCAATGAGTTGCTGCGGGACTAA
- the ilvC gene encoding ketol-acid reductoisomerase has product MSLPVYYDRDCDLSVIRGKRLLIIGYGSQGRTQALNARDSGVTDIRVALKPGSATRDKAAADGFAVVTVEDGVRWAEVIVVLTSDEAHQALFRDQVGPNLRAGQALIFAHGLSVNFGLVTPPVDVDVLLVSPKGIGPRIRDLYEAGEGVFCLFAVQQDATGAARSIGLSFAAALGCGRKGILETTMKAECESDLFGEQAVLCGGTRELVTTAFDTLVTAGYPREVAWFETCYELKLVVDLLWERGMSGGFEKISNTAEYGAYLTGPRVIGDASKAAMDAVLKDVQSGDFVRALMKDYDAGAVDLKRRRAALADNALDETKRYLDGVAGSAKL; this is encoded by the coding sequence ATGTCATTGCCCGTCTACTACGACCGCGACTGCGATCTCAGCGTGATCCGCGGCAAGCGGCTCCTTATCATCGGTTACGGCTCGCAAGGGCGCACTCAGGCGCTCAATGCCCGCGATTCTGGCGTGACCGATATTCGCGTGGCACTAAAGCCCGGTTCGGCGACGCGCGATAAGGCGGCGGCGGATGGCTTTGCGGTGGTGACGGTCGAGGACGGCGTGCGCTGGGCCGAGGTGATCGTGGTCCTGACCTCCGACGAGGCGCATCAGGCCCTATTCCGCGATCAGGTCGGACCGAACCTGCGCGCCGGTCAGGCGCTTATTTTCGCGCATGGTCTGTCGGTCAATTTCGGGCTGGTGACGCCGCCGGTGGATGTCGATGTGCTGCTGGTCTCGCCCAAGGGTATCGGTCCGCGCATTCGCGACCTTTATGAGGCGGGCGAGGGCGTCTTCTGCCTGTTCGCGGTGCAACAGGACGCGACGGGCGCGGCCAGGTCCATCGGCCTGTCGTTCGCGGCGGCTCTGGGCTGTGGGCGCAAGGGCATTCTCGAAACGACGATGAAGGCCGAGTGCGAAAGCGATCTGTTCGGTGAGCAGGCGGTCTTGTGCGGCGGGACGCGCGAACTGGTGACGACGGCGTTCGATACGCTGGTCACGGCGGGTTATCCGCGCGAGGTGGCGTGGTTCGAGACCTGTTACGAGCTGAAGCTGGTCGTCGATCTTCTCTGGGAGCGCGGCATGTCCGGCGGCTTCGAGAAGATTTCCAACACGGCGGAATACGGGGCCTATCTGACCGGTCCGCGCGTCATCGGCGACGCATCGAAGGCGGCGATGGACGCCGTGCTGAAGGACGTGCAGTCGGGCGATTTCGTGCGGGCTCTGATGAAGGATTATGACGCCGGGGCGGTCGATCTGAAACGCCGCCGCGCGGCTCTGGCCGACAATGCGCTGGATGAGACCAAGCGCTATCTGGACGGCGTGGCAGGTTCTGCTAAACTCTGA
- a CDS encoding DUF2145 domain-containing protein, which yields MFRAALIAGSLAISGLLLPGAASAGDESGDSAAGAKPHLSAPDAAAFGKQIEQDLAAKGARVAIVFRTSRPHDKLPPGIAYTHGAFWVHSDITTNDGRTLQGYAVYNLYHGDGKTLPVSRSYLKQDFPLNFAIVSAEDDVGVIIPTPEMQRRLKALIGSPDYEHLHITDYSLVSNPLDAKYQNCVEFLLDVVASAAWETESYPQIKANLGKWFTPTTVKAGFLQRTLGPMADARLRTDDHPGPIRTATYESLSAFMLERGLASEAYVIKRNIP from the coding sequence ATGTTCCGGGCGGCGCTGATCGCAGGCTCCCTGGCCATCTCCGGCCTGCTGCTTCCCGGCGCGGCATCGGCCGGTGACGAGTCCGGCGACAGCGCCGCCGGGGCCAAACCCCACCTGAGCGCTCCGGACGCCGCCGCCTTCGGCAAACAGATCGAACAGGATCTGGCGGCGAAGGGCGCGCGGGTGGCCATCGTCTTCCGCACCAGCCGCCCGCACGACAAGCTGCCGCCCGGCATCGCCTATACGCATGGGGCCTTCTGGGTCCATAGCGACATCACGACGAACGATGGGCGCACGCTTCAGGGCTATGCGGTCTACAATCTCTATCACGGCGACGGAAAGACCCTGCCGGTCAGCCGTTCCTATCTGAAGCAGGACTTCCCGCTCAACTTCGCCATTGTCTCCGCCGAAGACGATGTCGGCGTGATCATCCCGACGCCGGAAATGCAGCGGCGGCTGAAAGCCCTGATCGGCTCGCCTGACTATGAGCATCTGCACATTACCGACTATTCGCTGGTGTCGAACCCGCTGGATGCGAAATACCAGAACTGCGTCGAGTTCCTGCTGGACGTGGTCGCGTCCGCGGCGTGGGAGACGGAGTCCTATCCGCAGATCAAGGCCAATCTCGGCAAATGGTTCACCCCGACCACCGTCAAGGCCGGATTCCTGCAACGCACATTGGGGCCGATGGCCGATGCGCGGCTGAGGACCGACGACCACCCCGGCCCGATCCGCACGGCGACCTATGAGAGCCTGTCGGCCTTCATGCTGGAACGCGGATTGGCAAGCGAAGCCTACGTTATTAAGCGCAATATTCCTTGA
- a CDS encoding YiiX/YebB-like N1pC/P60 family cysteine hydrolase — MREWRQRGKFARIAVYRPKGLTAGQTRQVFTEARRLYGRPYDVYFSFENRAIYCSELAYLAYDAAGIELGERQRIGDLGVLKGPAKDLIAKRAAGDPECRGLDREACIARVLARELVTPVSIARDRNLKKVYSNYPI, encoded by the coding sequence TTGAGGGAGTGGAGGCAGCGCGGCAAGTTCGCGCGTATCGCCGTCTATCGTCCGAAAGGCCTGACGGCCGGTCAGACAAGGCAGGTCTTTACCGAAGCCAGGCGCCTTTATGGGCGGCCTTACGACGTTTACTTTTCATTCGAAAATCGCGCTATCTATTGTAGCGAACTGGCCTATCTCGCCTACGATGCAGCCGGGATCGAACTGGGGGAGCGTCAGAGGATTGGTGATCTCGGCGTGCTCAAGGGCCCGGCGAAGGACCTGATTGCCAAACGCGCCGCAGGCGATCCGGAATGTCGGGGTCTGGATCGTGAGGCCTGCATCGCCAGGGTGCTGGCGCGTGAGTTGGTGACGCCGGTGAGCATCGCGCGCGACCGCAACCTGAAGAAGGTTTATTCGAACTATCCGATATAA
- a CDS encoding YiiX/YebB-like N1pC/P60 family cysteine hydrolase, with amino-acid sequence MKIWRWAGTAALILLMVGLVRWFWPMPDLRDGDLIFQTSRSQQSKAILVASRSLYTHMGIVKHTSSGWMVVEAVGPVKERL; translated from the coding sequence ATGAAAATCTGGCGATGGGCGGGCACGGCGGCGCTTATTCTTCTGATGGTCGGTCTGGTCCGGTGGTTCTGGCCCATGCCGGACCTGCGTGACGGCGACCTGATTTTCCAGACTTCGCGCAGCCAGCAATCAAAGGCCATTCTGGTCGCCAGCCGTAGCCTTTACACCCACATGGGCATCGTCAAACACACTTCATCCGGTTGGATGGTGGTCGAAGCCGTCGGACCGGTAAAGGAACGCCTTTGA